Below is a window of Musa acuminata AAA Group cultivar baxijiao chromosome BXJ3-11, Cavendish_Baxijiao_AAA, whole genome shotgun sequence DNA.
GAAGCCCATAAGTGGAGCCTCAGAAACAGGCAGGTGGTCGTCGACGCCTCCGGCAAGCCTGTGATTTCGATGCAGCAGAAGGTCCACCTCCTCATCTCTGCTTCGCTTCCTTCTTTCTGCAAAGTCCAAGACTTTGACTCTGGTTGTTCTGTCATGCAGCTGCGTAGCGTCCATGACCGGTGGCAGGTCTTCAAGGGAGATAGCTCGGATCCTAAAGACCTGCTGTTTAGCGTCAGGAGGAGTTCTGCTCTCCAATTCAAGACCGAGTTGGACGTGTTCTTAGCTGCCAACACGGAGGAGGAGGTGTGTGACTTCAAGATGAAGGGAAGCTACGGCGAGAGATCATGCACGGTGTACAAGGGAGATTCTTCCACGGTGGTCGCACAGGTTATAGGCCTCGAATTTTGTCGGAATTCTTTTATGAGAAGATGATGAGCATACATATGTCTCAAaactcatacatacatacatacatacataataatctcttttaaatttataataaaatattattctctgATTATAAAAAGATAAACTCAAGACTTTGACTCGATAGTAAATCGTATCTATTAAGACTTTTAAACTAAGATCCTATCGAATCGCAAAGCTTGATTTAATATTTTAACATACTCTCCTAAATTAAAGTttgcaaaaaaaattatgaaaaaccTTGAAGCTTGATGCAATCTTATATGTTGTTGCTATGTGTAATGTTTTTTAGAATCTCTAAATTCTTAACCATGTATTCTATACTAGATTTCTATGTCCTCCATGTATCTTTTCTTATCTATTCTAGTCAATCGTAAAACTTTGATTTGTTTGGAATCAATATCGTCAACTTTCTTCGATCATTCCCTAAATATGAAATCAATCTGATCAACACTGCATAAATATCTAACTTTTTTTTGTCATAGAATATTTATCAGGCTTTATAACTTCTAGATCTTGAATAATAATGATCTTTATATCGACATGATCGACAACTTATTTTGAATTGTTAAGGATcaactttataaaaaaaaaaatctgtagagaggtaaaaataaaatatatttatgttttCTATAAATATCATATGTATTCCATAAGACTTTTAAGCCAAAATCTCATCTAATCACATAATTTTCTTGCCTTTAGATTTAGATCAAAGCTTACATTTCTTCCAACATTGGATTACATGCAAAATATCTTGTGGAAGATAGGTAGTCTAGttcaatataaaatcatttttatgctGAAACCTTGTTTCATATTAATCGATCCGAAAGGCCACTTTGTTGATGTGAGGAATTAAGGTAGGTTTGGCTCAGAAACCATTGCAAGTTGATAGAATTGTGTGACATGTCAATGCAGATGAGCAAAGAATACAAGTTTGTGAACAGCTCAGTATCCAAGAATGCTTTTGGGGTGGCCATCAGCCCAAACACTGATCACTCCTTCATAGTTGCCCTGCTCATAATTCAACATGAACTCCAGCTCCATAATGAACACTCTGAAGCCTCAGGTGCAGTCGTAGGAGGAATCTCCGATGGAATCTTCCAAGGACTCGCAGCTGCATTAGGTGGATCCTAATTCTCCCAACCTGCTAATATAACAATGAGTGACTTCCCCTGCAAATTGTAACCATAGATTGGTACTCTGTTAAGACTTGAAGAATGTTCATGAAAGACTTGGGTTGCAGTTCTTTTCATCTTCCTCCTTTTGGGTTCTTGTGGATTGGCTACAATTTGCCATGTCAGAACAGACATGGTTGACATGCACTGTTGACATTACCAATCATTATTATGTAAAGCAGGAGCTAAGTAAAAGTTGTCCAAGGATCTCTATCAAACATTATTTTCTTACAACATAAGACTTGCACCGTTGACACTATCTGCTGAGTGCCACAAGTAATTTGACTTACAGCTGCATGACATGGTTCTTGCAAACAAGCATGACATGATTCCTACTTACTTGAGTTTACAGAACCAGATTACAGGACATAAACCATCCCTACCTCCAGAAGGGATGCAGGAGGCATACGGAGGGCAACGTCAGGGCCCCGACAATTCCTTCTCAAGAAGTTGTAAGCAACGTCGATCGCCAGCTTTTTCATGATCGATGATCCTGGCTTTGCTTGAACATGAGAATGCCCCAGTATAAAGGTACACCCGAATTCGCGCGCGGCCAGTAGATCCTCAAGCTCTTCCCTCACGGCCTCCGACAATGCTGAGTTATTGTTCTCCTCTAGGAAGAATCTGACCTTCTTTACTGTAGTCTCGGGTGCCAGCTCTATTGCATTTTCCTCAGAAGGAAGCTCAGTATTATAATCGAGGTGGCGGCGTGTAAGCAAATTGCTCCCAGCAACAGTAAGTCCATATTCATAACCATCCACTGACTCACTAGACTGATGTCCACCGAGTGATGCTTCGAGCCATACGAAGTCAGATAAACTTGCAATGAGCTCAGACTCAAAAGCATTAATGTCCTCCTGGACGTCACGGTACCCATACCGGACAATACACCTGTAAGAACGATGATTCGGCGGTCCGACACGCCCCACAAGATATCTTTCGGCAGGAGGCACAAACGGAACAGGAACAGATTTCACACACACAAAGACCAGGATGCGATGGAATGCAGGGAGGTTggtgacaaagtgggagaaattGGCAGGCACGCCAGCGATGAGATCAGTGTAAACAAGGGCAATGCCAGGAACACGTACGATACCAAGTTTCTCGCCAAGGGCAAGGAGCCAGTCCAAGGAGACCTTGTTGTGTAGGTCGAACTCATATTTCTTGATTGTGGCATAATGCCAGACAAACATGATAATCATGAGAAAGAGTGCAAGCAGGATAGGGAGCCAGGCACCCTCAAGGAACTTGATCAGGGAGGCAGAAAAATAGAGGACCTCGATGGAGccgaagaagagaagaaacacAAGGGCCAAGAATGGAGACTTGTGCCAGCAAAGGATCATGACTAGGGAAGTGAGGCATGTGGTAACCAGCATAACAGTGATTACTGCTAGTCCTGCATTGTGCAAACAGGAACGTAAGGAATCCCTGGAGTGAAAAAGATAAAAGAGTGCTAAGTGGAAAATGGCAACAGACATCAAAGTAATatctaaataattaaaaataccaGAAGCATTTCCCATGTGCTTTATGTCTCTGAATCCAACAGCAACAGCGATACAGAGGATCATCAGCATCCAA
It encodes the following:
- the LOC135653081 gene encoding protein LURP-one-related 15-like, with the protein product MMQSSSRISRPDAIVDPRFCASYPIDLTFFIDAAWLNCDHLAVTDINGNVVFKVEAHKWSLRNRQVVVDASGKPVISMQQKLRSVHDRWQVFKGDSSDPKDLLFSVRRSSALQFKTELDVFLAANTEEEVCDFKMKGSYGERSCTVYKGDSSTVVAQMSKEYKFVNSSVSKNAFGVAISPNTDHSFIVALLIIQHELQLHNEHSEASGAVVGGISDGIFQGLAAALGGS